The Mytilus galloprovincialis chromosome 7, xbMytGall1.hap1.1, whole genome shotgun sequence genome has a window encoding:
- the LOC143082401 gene encoding aromatic-L-amino-acid decarboxylase-like — MDAKEFRKRGREMVDYIADYLENIRERDVVHNVSPGYLKDLLPEEAPKDPENFDEVFKDIERVIMPGVTHWHSPYFHGYFAPGSSYPSILGDMLSDAIGCIGFSWVTSPACTELEVVTTDWLGKMIGLPEEFLHCTEGPGGGVIQSTASETVLLCLLAARTRIVNKYKKENPEMNEVEIISKLVGYCSTQANSSVERSGLLGAVQMVKLIPDSNHSVRGETLRQAIKRDKDKGNIPFFICVSLGTTGTCAFDNLAEIGPICEEEGIWLHIDAAYAGSAFVCPEFRHYMKGIEYAETISINPHKWMLINFDLSVMWIRDSTLLVDAFNVDPVYLKHVNQGKVPDYRHWQIPLGRRFRSLKLWFMLRSYGVSGVQSYIRKHVNLAKQFEKLAREDGRFEIVAEVVMGLVCFKLKGPNELNEKLMEEIIEDKRIFLIPAFDKNVYFLRFAVCAERTNSRDVDYSFSVIRDCANNVLAVHSKTPLKHTPVVVDIDQQPRYKGKLISHNHYSDDEQEI, encoded by the exons ATGGACGCCAAAGAGTTTAGAAAACGTGGACGAGAAATGGTAGATTACATCGCTGATTACCTCGAGAATATACGAGAACGTGATGTGGTTCACAACGTTTCTCCTGGATACCTTAAAGATCTCTTACCAGAGGAAGCACCGAAAGATCCAGAAAATTTTGATGAAGTTTTCAAAGATATCGAACGAGTGATAATGCCCGGT GTAACACATTGGCATAGTCCATATTTCCACGGATACTTTGCTCCTGGAAGTTCGTACCCATCCATTCTTGGTGACATGTTATCAGACGCTATTGGTTGTATAGGATTTTCTTGG GTGACAAGTCCTGCATGTACAGAATTAGAAGTCGTCACCACAGACTGGCTGGGCAAAATGATAGGTCTGCCTGAAGAATTTCTACACTGTACTGAGGGACCAGGGGGCGGAGTCATACAG TCAACTGCCAGTGAAACAGTCCTGCTATGTCTGTTAGCAGCGAGAACACGTATTGTAAACAAATACAAGAAAGAAAATCCTGAAATGAATGAAGTAGAGATCATCTCAAAACTTGTTGGTTACTGTTCAACACAG GCAAACTCGTCTGTGGAACGATCTGGGTTGCTTGGAGCTGTACAAATGGTTAAACTGATACCTGACAGTAACCACAGTGTTCGAGGGGAGACACTAAGACAAGCTATAAAACGAGACAAAGACAAAGGCAACATACCATTTTTT ATCTGCGTGTCTTTGGGAACAACAGGGACTTGTGCTTTCGACAACTTAGCAGAAATAGGACCTATTT GTGAAGAAGAAGGTATATGGCTACATATAGACGCGGCTTATGCAGGCAGTGCATTCGTTTGTCCAGAATTTAGACATTACATGAAAGGAATAGAG TATGCAGAGACTATCAGCATTAACCCACACAAATGGATGTTGATTAACTTCGACCTCTCTGTGATGTG GATAAGAGATAGCACTCTGTTAGTTGATGCTTTTAATGTTGATCCGGTATATCTTAAACACGTGAACCAAGGAAAAGTACCAGATTACAGG caCTGGCAGATTCCACTAGGACGCCGATTTCGATCATTGAAGTTGTGGTTTATGCTTCGTTCATATGGTGTTTCAGGAGTTCAATCTTACATCAGGAAG CATGTAAACTTGGCAAAGCAATTTGAAAAGTTAGCAAGAGAAGATGGACGTTTTGAGATAGTTGCAGAGGTTGTGATGGGACttgtatgttttaaattaaaa GGTCCAAATGAACTGAATGAAAAACTGATGGAAGAAATTATTGAAGACAAGCGTATATTCCTCATTCCAGCATTCGATAAAAACGTGTATTTCCTCCGCTTTGCCGTATGTGCAGAACGCACAAATTCCAGAGATGTAGACTATTCCTTTAGTGTAATCAGAGATTGTGCTAATAATGTGTTAGCTGTGCATTCTAAGACTCCATTGAAACATACCCCAGTTGTTGTTGATATCGACCAACAGCCCAGATATAAAGGAAAGCTGATAAGTCACAATCACTACTCTGACGATGAACAGGAGATTTAG